From Primulina huaijiensis isolate GDHJ02 unplaced genomic scaffold, ASM1229523v2 scaffold28027, whole genome shotgun sequence:
GTTGCTGCCATATTCATTTGAATATGCACCATATGATCAACAGAATTTCTTCTAAAGATGGATTTGCACTCTCTTCATCAAAAAGGATACATGCTTGCATCCCTTGGCCACATCCTCTCATTCAACATTGGCTTTTTCTTGCTGGTAAAGTAGAGGAATGAATCTTCGATACATTGATTGGTGTAGATACTCAATTCTTTTCAGATTAAGATTGTAAATAAcaacaaattttgttgtcataGTGCTACTGAAGCTTCATTCATTTCTAGTCTTCTAGTGAAAGTCGATAAAGAACTGAGCTTCGAAAATCTGTCAAACTTTGTGCTATGTGTTGAATGTttggtaaataaatttttatgagtGTAccatcatatatataacatagGATGTAGCAGATTATTTTATCCCGAGAAAACAAAACAAcccataaaaatttataatttattatcaaatattcCCCTCTGAGATGATGATCGGTCCTACACGTGTTGTGAGAATCTAACAAAGTTGTGGTGTGCTTTGGGCACAAACACAAGTGACATTGAATATGGCTGTGAAATCCCACTTTGTATGTCTGGGGAACTGCCTAGTCCTCCACCCACTTGCTTCCTTTTGTCCATTTTTTTGTACATTGggttatattataattttttgaaatatatataatatagtaatattaattttttcNACATAAGCACCGACCAAACCTGTCCCAAATATTTGTTAATTACCTTAATTAAAGACAACGCATGTTCAATTTAGgattttctcattttttaaaatcgaaattttgcATATTCTCCAaatttctttttgaaatttCCGCAAATTGTTACTATCGAAAATCGAGTTAATATAACGTGACTTGGGATTGGTTTGTTTGTTTAGGATTATATTGGTTTAATATGAATTAATTACACTTTTTCAGGCCTTTCTTTCGATAGAAAAGACAAATTATATTCAATTGTTGCACTTTGATTTCTATTTCTAGTATCTCCTTTGTCTTTTAACTCATGTTTGGAAAACTTTAAATTTACTCTtacttattaatatttttcactcaatTTTATCTCATTTGATAGATGATTAGTGTAAATCTGTTGGCctatattaacataaaaattgtcGATGCTCGAAAAACTATATATTGTAGAGTCACATGAAGCCAAGCGAAGCAAATAGGATAACCCATTTTCTAATAAGTAATAACTTATCTTATTggattgtttaaaatatattattttaagcattggaaatcaaatattaatttttttaaaaaaaacccatcaaaatatatatatatatatatatatatatatatatatatataacaNNNNNNNNNNNNNNNNNNNNNNNNNNNNNNNNNNNNNNNNNNNNNNNNNNNNNNNNNNNNNNNNNNNNNaaaatatatatatatatatatatatatatatatatgccacGTGTGAACTTAGTATTGGCTGGGTCTCTCTCCATCAAATCAGATGTCATCATCAGGGTCAGAACAGCATATCACGTGACGTCATTCGTCCTTTTTTCACCCTGTTgtcgtatttatttatttttgacaaGGGGTGGGGGATTGTCGTAGTTTCGGTAAAAATATGAAATCTGCAATAAGATGTGATTGCTTAATTATTTCAGAGTccatctaaataaataaatcatgctcaattatttttataaaactttttattaaaaaaattaaaatctaagGCATAGAGCTGATATTTCATtctacatatatacatatattcttCAATGACCTTCTAAATTGCATTGTACATATTGCATTGTATGCATCAATAATATTAGTCATAAAAAGGTCTGTACTTGGTCCGGTAACACGTATTTTAAGCGATCGTATGAGAAGCTTGAACTCGACAACAATCAACAACCAAGCAAATGACTCACAAGCTAACTTGAGTTATTTTGCATGCACACGAGAAATTTGGAACATTGTAATGGAATTGGTTCATGTCATGTAATTTCTTTGTAATGAATAAAATGAGTGTGCTTTTGGTGTTAAAATTAAATAGGTATTGCTTGTTGTATAAGTCTGTCAGATGAAACATAAATACACATACATCAGTTTGTGCACACGAGGTACATATACAACGTACTGCCCATCTCTGAAAATCTATTAaattcggtttttttttttaaaatttaaaaaagtcaaatataagaaaaataaaatgttgatTAGTTATATTAGTATATTACCCGCCCCAGAGgcaaaagtaaataaaatgcgattttttttttcctatagTAAAGCTCTTGTTTCTGGTGCTAAAAATAAGTTGATGTTTGGGTACGTCCAACTTTTATAATTTTGGGAATAAATACAAAAATAGAATATGGAAGCTGTTTGTTTTGTTAgtagattttttaaaaagttttaaaatacgAACTTGATATTTGTACTTTTTAACGAAAATATCTTTCATAGGATGGTTCATTCGAAATATNTCAATTTTGTATTATATATGGATGTATATCCGATAAGTAAGTATAGATGTGGAGACGATTGATGgacatcatatcaaaattatatatacatatattatctaGTTAACATAATTTACAAGTCATTACATTGAATATACCCAATACATACAACAATATAATATTACGTGAGCGTGGTGTATCAGGTACAATAATGCGTACCATTGCACGTGATTGTACATGCAGCAGTATTCTCTGAGATACTAAATTATCATTAATGATGACTTATTATTATTCAATTGCGTGTCAATATATTCTTAGCCTTTATTTCTATTTCACATTAATAAATTTAGTTATTCCCACAACAAATTTTTCACCGAAATAAATTGATTCGAtccatatttaaaatgaaaaaaatcttattttcaaagtttcaaatataatatttttcattattagatTGTGTGAAATAGGAGATATATCTcaaaaaattgatatgtgaaataATCTCATAAGATAATTTGTATTATCCTGATAATAATATCGGAGAtccaatttaattaatgttgGATTGAGCGTGCATGAATGAGAATAATATTGGAATTggtgacctcctgagaagttgTTGTGTGTCAAGCTGCTTGCGTTACTTCACTTGATGTGATTTACTGGATAAACCGtaaaaaaatgatatcagaTCTTAACGAGTAATATTATCTTTGTTAAACATATGACTGACGGTAGAGAAAAAGTAAAACTGACTAACAAAAAGACACGCATATCTACGAACTCATGAGTCTAACAGCCGGACTCATTAGCACTCAAGTACATACACTATACGTTaccacaaatataaaaaaataaattaaaagctACAACTTTTATCTTATTGATAAAAGTTTGATTATAacaatttatgataaaaatttttaaataaaaactataATCAATTGGTGACTAAATTTTATAACCTTAGTatctattaattattcatggttttaaaaaaaaaactagggGCTACACAACTACCATGCTGCTTATCAAGATAACCTCCTCAAATGATATAGGTGTATTTGGAGGCCCATTGGGCTTTGAGTGGACCCAGAGTAATTAATAGAACACCTACGTCTGGGCTGAATTAGGCTGGGCTGTATACACATTAATTACACACTCCGTAATCCATACAACACACAATGAATATGTCGATACACTAATATATCGATgcattaattataaaaaaaactgaacAAACACGTACTCtatctatatatacatatatatatatatacacacacatatacacacacacacacacacatatatatatatataaaatctgtgACTTATTGAATTTAATCTCATTATCAtaagaaatatttaaaatttatgaacaTTTGTTACTTTATATATCAGAAAAGCTCCGGTGCTGCTGGCGAGGTCCCTTGAAGAAGAACTCCTCCTCTTGGCTCCTGAACACTTGATCTACTTCTCTTTCTGGAACTCCAAAAGCCAGCTCCTTTGCCCCTCTCTCTAGCTGATTAATCACGTTTCTCTTCCCTGtacaatacatatatattattgtaATATGCGAAACTTAATTCGTATATGGGGAATTTGGTGATAAATGACGTTGTAGACTTTACCTGCGAGTGCGTGTTTTTCGTTGTCATTGGCGTGGACGACAAAGCACATGAGCTGCAGATTCTGATTGTTTGAAGCCACAGCCACGAAAGGATGACCTACCGGTACAACCACCACAGTGCCGCGTTTCAGGCGGGAGCTGATTTTCTGATACCTGGGGGTGCCGCTGGACTCACGGCGGGAGCCTGGCTGCTCGCGCTGGCTGCTGCCTTCGTGGTGGTTCTGTGACAGAGACATCACGTGACACGCCATTTCGTAGAAGCCTGCTCCGTCTTTTACGACACAGATCTTTGTTGCCCTCGAGTTGTAGTATAGAGCCGTCATTGCACCCTAACAATTTGAGGGGGGCAAACAGATTACTTGATTCATGGGGAAAAGACGAGAAACTATCAAGAAACAGCGAAAACAAGAAAGAGGATTTTACCCTGGTGATGTTGGTTAATGTAACAGCAACATCAAGGTCTTGTAGAGACCTGAGATGGCTAGAATCCACTTCGTAGAGCTGTCCAAATTGGTTGGCATGTGTCGGGTGTTGCTCATATATATTGAAAGTGCCCTTCGATTCGCCACCGCCAAACGGCCAGATTCCGCCCTCTTCGTGGTGGCTCATGCCCTGGATTTGCTCCCTGGAAACCTTCAATATCGCACCCTGCCTCTGCTGGCCAAATAACTTTTCTATCCTATCTCTTCTCACCTACGAGAAACACGGAAAATCAGATCACCCATCCCGAGGAAGAGTATTCACTTTTAGGCCAGAAATTGAACGggtttatgtaaaaaaaaattacattgaaTGCGGCTTCCAGTATTTCATTGCTGAAGACCCTGTAGAATGATTCTGGATTCTCCCCTCCAGCGCCGTAAAAAGCCTGTTTAATTCGTCAAAAACCAGTCTAAAACATATTACAGAACTTCATGATATCCATCAATTCAAGAATCAGTACACCTGAATTACCTCAAAATTACCAGGAGTCGAGACTGGCTGCATCAGGTTCGCTAGAACAAGTCTTTCATTCTGATCCCTATTGATAAGATAAGCAGTAGTCCCCGCTTTCATTCTGATCTCTATTGATAAGATAAGCAGTAgtactacaagaaaaatgattttctgcagcacgtcatcaacggcGTGCTTAAaacgcacgctgcggatattacttatcCGTGGCGTGCACGCCGCGGATacgtaatatccgcagcgtgcgtttatgtgtgccgttaaaaaattatataaacgacagcgtgcatgtaaatgtgcgccgttaatattcagcgacggttttttgaaaCTACTCTGGCAGGATGCGAACGCGGCCGTGTTGGGTCTGCGGCCCGGTGACAAAATTGTGATCCTCGAACACATAAGGATTTTCCTCGTGTTGCTGCTTCTCTTCTCCTTCTTCCTCCTCCTGTCTCTCATTTCCTTCGTACCTTTCTCTCTCTTTCTCGTATTCTTTCTGGCAACTACTCTGGCAGCGTTCTCTTTGCCGGCCTTGTTGAGTTTCGCAGCTCTTCACACACTCACGCAGCCGCTCGATCGGGCTCTCGCGGTTCCAGTACTGATCCCCTTCACCATAAGAGCCGCCGCCGTCGCCGTGCTCCCTTTCCTGTTTCTGTCTACTGTATTCTTCGTAGCGCCTCACGCACCCTTCCCTCTGCCTCTCGTCGAATTGTTGCTGGACTTTGCACTGGTGTTCACACTGCTTCAGCTCCGGGTCTTTAATCCCGAACGATGAAACAAGCAACAATGCAAAGACCGCCAGACAGAAGCTCTCTTTGGTACTCATCCTTTAATTTTCCTCGTAATTTCTCAGTGATGGAGATGAATTGAATCGCACGTACACTTCAGATTTATAGTTCCCCGAAATGCGTGGGACGATGCCATGCATGCATAATAACAGTTGTCCGCTCTTACGTGTCTCAACAACAGAGAAACTCATCGCCGCGTATTTAGTCCTAGCCATTCAATGTCATATATATGAATCATTTTTTTGGGACTTAATATTATCCAAAATGTCTTACAAATCTAAAATTTATTGCATGAAATTCATATGATACCATTTAGAAAGTTTGAAAAATATAAGCCAATTTCATTTATACTTGAGAATTATTTAAATCGAAACATTATCGTGGGACAGAAAAGTATGAATCAATGAACAGAGGACAAAAGGAGACGCGGACGAAGTACATTGATGTTCAGAAACTGAGGTGCTCTTTGTTTTGGAGTGAAACTAAATTTGATGAACATGCATTCCGTACTTATCACAAGCTCTgcactaaaaaaatttcaacgtACCACATGGACAAATACCACAACATAAAATACACATTGTACCATATCTATTGTATACAATCAAATAAACTTAGAAACATAAACTTGAATTGAAAATGGCTTCGCATTGTGTTAAAATGATTCCATTGAAATCGAAATCTACAATTTTAGAACCACTATGAAACGCTAATagataattttcaattttctttttaaaaaatttggtaaAGAAGGGATAATATCGAGTGGAAGAGTAAGGATGCAGCATACCAATATACCACCATATATATTATGCGTCACACTAGTATATATActtttataattatgatttatattCAAACGAATGCCATGCTATAATTATACAAATTATTGAAGAACTAAACtgtaatttagaaaaaaaaacgaattagaaaaagaaaaaagaccgTAACACCAAGTTTTTTTTTACCCCGTTACGAGGAAACATAATAAATAGTAAGAGATGCATTTAAAAAATAGTGCAAGAATACAAGATAATGGAGATGGAGTTTCCCAATTTCCTCTGTTGTATAAGTATGTACAATAAATTATGTCGTTTCTTGGCTTCTTCCGCTCCAACCATATCTTCAATTTGGTATCTTGAACATAGAGAAGAATGAATTCGCTAGGTTGTAACGCCCCACCTTTGACGAGCCCCCTGTGTCTCCTGAGTTCACTGTTGCCACTATGCTACACCAGATGAATACCTCTCGGATAATTCTCAACCTTTGATGGGGTGCAAATACCTTTCACCCCTCCCTGTTTATGTTAACAATCGATATAATATATTGTTTTCGTGAActgatatatattaaatatgatttttttgcaTAAATTTGTTAATTACTAaggttatttatttttactattGAGTGAATTGTAACGACAATATTGGTTTTCTTTTTGGAAAAAAGAATCAAGCAATAGTAGCTCTTCAAAACCCCATTTTCGCATATATGAAAGTAATTTTCAGGATTTACGAGCTGTTTGTACAACTTCTATCACTAGAGTTTTCGCAATAGTTAAAGACCACTTTAGTTGCCTGATAATTCAAATCCCTCCTATCACTATAGTTTTTGCAAGGATTTAAGCGTCTTCAATTGCCTGATATATTGCAGCATATTCTCTCTCAGAAACAGTTGTAGCAGCTTTTACCATCGATTACTATAACAGCTCCTACACAAGTGTTAACATGCAACCGCCGCAAAGAGTTTAAGCGTGATAAATAACCACTCCTATAAGTTAACCACTTCCATAAGTTATAGAAACCGATTCTAAAAACCTTCTTTTTTTATCACTGGGATGACACATCTATACTACATTAGAAGGTTAAATGGAattttgtatgatttaaaacaaGTGCAGAATGATGCTGATGAGGGTAGGGGCTTCAGATTACACATCAGGTCGCTTTACTAGAGACTACATTAGAAGCCCACCATTCTTTTCCCCTCCTACCTGGGCTGCTTTTTCCTACTACCTTTCTGTTTACGCAGCAGCCAGAGGTCGTGGTAACTGAAGaatcaattttgttttttcaCAACTAGGGTGGGGTCAACTGACTGAAGAAGCATGGCCGAGAAAGGTGAGAGATCTAAGGGCTCGATGAAAAGATTAATCTCTCTCCACTCATAGATAGATACAAGGACCTTCCCACGAACAATAGAGAACTAGCAGTGGAAACAAAACTAGAATTCTAAGTTACCTCATTTTCCGGAAGCTTGTGAAAAGTAAGGATGTCGAAGGGCATCATCAACATTGAGTCTGTCCTCCTGACATGGTAAAAAGTTAACACGCACACACAAGCATTTTCTCAGAAAAAAATCCCCTAAAAGAAAAGATGGAGATCCCATATGCTCAGTTGAGTTGAAGTCATAATAGTTAAGTTTCCATCACATTAAGCTTTTTGAGAACGAAACTTACCGGATCCCAACGCAACAAATCTCGAAATAAACGCAATGCCAAGACATTTGGAAACCTAAGAAAATTTTAGGGAAAATAGAAGGTATAAAACAACCGTCAACTCATTGGTTAACAAGACATGCAAAATTAAGAGGAAAAGAGAAGCTAAAGACCAACCCTATTTTAAGAG
This genomic window contains:
- the LOC140967771 gene encoding vicilin Cor a 11.0101-like, whose translation is MSTKESFCLAVFALLLVSSFGIKDPELKQCEHQCKVQQQFDERQREGCVRRYEEYSRQKQEREHGDGGGSYGEGDQYWNRESPIERLRECVKSCETQQGRQRERCQSSCQKEYEKERERYEGNERQEEEEGEEKQQHEENPYVFEDHNFVTGPQTQHGRVRILPDVRFKHAVDDVLQKIIFLVVLLLILSIEIRMKAGTTAYLINRDQNERLVLANLMQPVSTPGNFEAFYGAGGENPESFYRVFSNEILEAAFNVRRDRIEKLFGQQRQGAILKVSREQIQGMSHHEEGGIWPFGGGESKGTFNIYEQHPTHANQFGQLYEVDSSHLRSLQDLDVAVTLTNITRGAMTALYYNSRATKICVVKDGAGFYEMACHVMSLSQNHHEGSSQREQPGSRRESSGTPRYQKISSRLKRGTVVVVPVGHPFVAVASNNQNLQLMCFVVHANDNEKHALAGKRNVINQLERGAKELAFGVPEREVDQVFRSQEEEFFFKGPRQQHRSFSDI